Proteins found in one Triticum urartu cultivar G1812 chromosome 4, Tu2.1, whole genome shotgun sequence genomic segment:
- the LOC125550123 gene encoding psbP-like protein 1, chloroplastic isoform X1 yields MATATSLSLHGHGLGLPSPTAKTPARRLLPVTVRAMAPASPSKGEAAAVECSPSPRRQVLVAGAAVAAAALVSRPAPAAFAAADGKFMPVIDRKAGYSFVYPFGWQEVSVQGQDKVYKDVIEPLESVSINMIPTTKEDIRDLGPPDQVAEALVRKVLSPPTQKTKLIEAKETDIDGRAYYTFEFTAQAPNFTRHALGTITIANGVVAGKFYTLATGANERRWDKMKDRLHTIVDSFKIETKV; encoded by the exons ATGGCCACCGCAACCTCCTTATCCCTCCACGGCCATGGCCTCGGCCTCCCTTCCCCGACCGCCAAGACGCCGGCGCGGAGGCTGCTCCCCGTCACCGTCAGGGCCATGGCGCCGGCCAGCCCCAGCAAAG GTGAAGCTGCTGCGGTGGAGTGCTCCCCTTCCCCGCGGCGGCAGGTGCTGGTGGCGGGGGCTGCCGTGGCCGCCGCGGCGCTCGTCTCCCGGCCCGCTCCGGCGGCAT TCGCGGCGGCGGACGGCAAGTTCATGCCGGTCATCGACCGGAAGGCCGGCTACTCCTTCGTCTACCCATTCGGATGGCAG GAGGTGTCTGTGCAAGGGCAGGACAAGGTGTACAAGGACGTGATCGAGCCGCTGGAGAGCGTCAGCATCAACATGATCCCCACCACCAAGGAAGACATCCGCGACCTCGGCCCGCCCGACCAG GTTGCCGAGGCCTTGGTGCGGAAAGTTCTATCACCACCCACGCAGAAAACCAAGTTGATCGAGGCCAAAGAG ACCGATATCGATGGAAGAGCTTACTATACTTTCGAGTTCACAGCTCAGGCTCCAAATTTCACAAGACATGCACTTGGCACAATTACCATAGCAAATG GGGTTGTTGCAGGCAAGTTCTACACGTTGGCGACGGGCGCAAACGAGAGGAGATGGGACAAGATGAAGGATAGGCTACATACAATCGTCGACTCATTCAAAATCGAAACAAAAGTGTGA
- the LOC125550124 gene encoding uncharacterized protein LOC125550124, whose amino-acid sequence MAASGSGSGSGQIQPLKIPDAVVALAQAAAKANNSSNSAAAADATDKYLPGWPLFSPPKMQLTKCAKCPREFCSSVALRRHTRVHRRALKIDKDFPKNRDHLAAFWDKLTVDQAQAILSLEGMAIEETSALFILTSLSSWMCKPGYASLPLPYARAGNELLDLIQTAASRLPISSNELFIMLDEASENTFLCTNAADAAFVQKFLFDGEVEKVATELKNVVACTSYILEQKLVEAWSADKAAEALRCQKLLVEEEDAAQKRQAEIMERKRMKKLRQKEQRLKDLKDEGTMVQLPEVVDGATSSPGIQSLEAVSGPGLHEQEDPQHLQLSTPVPSDDNGCNGEDANCGSGQEIDTAAVFREQAMATSNLDRAENLPPNSSVSGSSATASKHPSSSSVRHSRHREPNVGAATNKSKTWAWKVRTGVEERCPKGEPDVDANQETAPLNTDKNSQVLIGSISVAIEDGGGCSQDSKDNHPAPPESDSNTLNDPVAEVMQPTSHDENGCEDANGGTITPAAEDHSPSSIMTDESGSVCGNVESAESVGLERGTMMSSGQEAAAFLSQRWKEAVAGDHVKLVLC is encoded by the exons ATGGCCGCGTCGGGGTCCGGGTCCGGTTCCGGCCAGATCCAGCCGCTCAAGATCCCCGACGCCGTCGTCGCGCTCGCGCAGGCCGCCGCCAAGGccaacaacagcagcaacagcgccgccgccgccgacgccaccGACAAAT ATCTCCCCGGGTGGCCGCTCTTCTcgccgcccaagatgcagctGACCAAGTGCGCCAAGTGCCCCCGGGAGTTCTGCTCCTCCGTCGCCCTCCGCCGCCACACCCGCGTCCACCGCCGCGCCCTCAAGATCGACAAG GATTTCCCCAAGAACAGAGACCACCTTGCCGCATTCTGGGACAAA CTCACGGTGGATCAGGCCCAAGCGATACTGTCCTTGGAGGGCATGGCTATAGAG GAGACCAGCGCTTTATTCATCTTGACATCATTGTCGTCATGGATGTGCAAGCCAGGGTACGCTTCGTTGCCGCTGCCGTATGCCAGAGCTGGCAATGAACTCCTG GACCTTATTCAGACAGCAGCCTCAAGACTACCTATCTCATCAAATGAACTGTTTATCATGCTCGACGAAGCAAGCGAGAACACATTTCTCTGTACCAACGCAGCCGACGCTGCTTTCGTTCAGAAGTTTTTGTTTGATGGGGAGGTTGAGAAGGTCGCAACAGAGTTGAAAAACGTTGTTGCGTGCACGAGTTACATCCTTGAACAGAAGCTG GTTGAAGCATGGTCTGCTGATAAGGCTGCCGAAGCATTAAGATGCCAGAAGTTGCTTGTGGAGGAAGAGGACGCTGCTCAGAAAAG GCAAGCTGAAATCATGGAAAGGAAAAGGATGAAGAAACTGAGACAGAAAGAACAGAGACTGAAAGACCTCAAGGACGAGGGCACCATGGTccagttacctgaagtggtcGATGGTGCGACGAGCTCTCCTGGGATTCAGAGTCTCGAGGCTGTTTCAGGCCCTGGCCTCCACGAGCAAGAAGACCCACAGCATCTTCAATTGTCAACACCAGTGCCTTCAGACGACAATGGTTGCAATGGAGAAGATGCCAATTGTGGTTCGGGACAAGAAATCGATACTGCTGCTGTTTTCAGGGAACAAGCCATGGCAACAAGCAATCTCGACAGGGCAGAAAACCTTCCCCCAAATAGCTCTGTCTCGGGTTCTTCTGCGACTGCGTCGAAGCATCCATCTTCATCTTCAGTAAGGCACTCACGTCACAGGGAGCCAAATGTCGGTGCAGCGACAAACAAAAGCAAGACCTGGGCATGGAAGGTGCGAACTGGTGTTGAAGAACGGTGCCCAAAAGGTGAGCCAGATGTAGATGCTAACCAAGAGACGGCTCCTCTCAACACGGACAAGAACTCGCAAGTGCTAATAGGATCCATAAGCGTCGCGATCGAAGACGGTGGTGGATGCTCGCAGGACTCCAAGGATAACCACCCAGCTCCTCCTGAATCTGATTCGAACACTCTGAACGATCCAGTGGCCGAGGTGATGCAGCCAACCAGCCATGATGAGAACGGATGTGAAGACGCTAATGGTGGTACCATTACACCGGCAGCAGAGGACCATTCTCCCTCCAGCATCATGACAGATGAGAGCGGCTCAGTCTGTGGCAACGTGGAGTCGGCAGAAAGCGTAGGCCTAGAACGAGGCACCATGATGTCTTCCGGTCAAGAAGCGGCGGCATTCCTTTCTCAAA GATGGAAGGAAGCGGTGGCTGGGGATCATGTGAAGCTTGTTCTGTGCTGA
- the LOC125550127 gene encoding short-chain dehydrogenase TIC 32, chloroplastic-like: MRMLLFKSCYIRFRNSNPDRHPFHSWEKRRDQEKMLARILSRKGASGFSWASTADQVTAGVSAAGLTAIVTGASSGIGAETARVLAARGAHVVMAVRNLAAAEAVRQDVLAESPAGSVEVMELDLSSLDSVRKFAADFAARGLPLNILINNAGVMATPFSLSKDGIEMQFATNHVGHFLLTNLLLETMKKTSRESSVEGRIVNVSSEAHRFAYKEGIRFAKLNDKEEYSTIAAYGQSKLANILHANELARRFKEEGVNMTANSLHPGVIITNLLRHHSILDVVHRTLGKLVLKNAKQGAATQCYMALHPGAKGVSGRYWSDSNMYEPSEKAKDAELGKKLWDYTLDLVA, translated from the exons ATGCGTATGCTTCTTTTTAAATCTTGTTATATTAGATTTCGAAATTCGAATCCAGACCGCCATCCATTCCATTCGTGGGAGAAGAGAAGAGATCAAGAGAAGATGCTGGCGCGGATCTTGAGCCGCAAGGGCGCGTCGGGCTTCTCCTGGGCCTCCACCGCCGACCAGGTCACCGCCGGCGTCTCCGCAGCCGGCCTCACCGCAATAGTCACCG GTGCGTCGAGCGGGATCGGCGCGGAGACGGCGCGGGTGCTGGCGGCGCGCGGGGCGCACGTCGTCATGGCCGTCCGCAACCTCGCCGCCGCAGAGGCCGTGCGCCAGGACGTCCTCGCCGAGTCCCCCGCCGGCAGCGTGGAGGTGATGGAGCTGGACCTCTCCTCGTTGGACTCCGTCCGCAAGTTCGCCGCCGACTTCGCCGCCAGGGGACTCCCGCTCAACATCCTCAT CAACAACGCAGGGGTAATGGCGACCCCTTTCTCCCTCTCAAAGGATGGCATCGAGATGCAGTTTGCAACCAACCATGTCG GGCATTTTCTTCTGACAAATCTTTTGCTGGAGACCATGAAAAAGACCTCTCGTGAATCAAGCGTGGAAGGAAGAATTGTCAATGTTTCGTCAGAGGCGCACAGGTTTGCATACAAGGAAGGCATCCGTTTCGCCAAGCTAAATGATAAGGAAGA GTATAGCACCATTGCAGCATATGGGCAGTCAAAGCTTGCCAACATCTTACACGCCAATGAACTTGCCAGGAGATTTAAG GAAGAGGGTGTGAACATGACTGCGAATTCTCTCCATCCTGGAGTTATCATCACGAACCTTCTTCGCCACCACAGCATCTTAGATG TTGTACATCGGACGCTTGGTAAACTGGTGCTGAAGAACGCTAAACAG GGGGCTGCGACGCAATGCTACATGGCGTTGCACCCGGGCGCGAAGGGCGTGTCGGGGAGGTACTGGAGCGACAGCAACATGTACGAGCCGAGCGAAAAGGCCAAGGACGCGGAGCTGGGCAAGAAGCTGTGGGACTACACCCTCGACCTCGTCGCCTGA
- the LOC125550123 gene encoding psbP-like protein 1, chloroplastic isoform X2, with amino-acid sequence MATATSLSLHGHGLGLPSPTAKTPARRLLPVTVRAMAPASPSKGEAAAVECSPSPRRQVLVAGAAVAAAALVSRPAPAAFAAADGKFMPVIDRKAGYSFVYPFGWQEVSVQGQDKVYKDVIEPLESVSINMIPTTKEDIRDLGPPDQVAEALVRKVLSPPTQKTKLIEAKETDIDGRAYYTFEFTAQAPNFTRHALGTITIANGKFYTLATGANERRWDKMKDRLHTIVDSFKIETKV; translated from the exons ATGGCCACCGCAACCTCCTTATCCCTCCACGGCCATGGCCTCGGCCTCCCTTCCCCGACCGCCAAGACGCCGGCGCGGAGGCTGCTCCCCGTCACCGTCAGGGCCATGGCGCCGGCCAGCCCCAGCAAAG GTGAAGCTGCTGCGGTGGAGTGCTCCCCTTCCCCGCGGCGGCAGGTGCTGGTGGCGGGGGCTGCCGTGGCCGCCGCGGCGCTCGTCTCCCGGCCCGCTCCGGCGGCAT TCGCGGCGGCGGACGGCAAGTTCATGCCGGTCATCGACCGGAAGGCCGGCTACTCCTTCGTCTACCCATTCGGATGGCAG GAGGTGTCTGTGCAAGGGCAGGACAAGGTGTACAAGGACGTGATCGAGCCGCTGGAGAGCGTCAGCATCAACATGATCCCCACCACCAAGGAAGACATCCGCGACCTCGGCCCGCCCGACCAG GTTGCCGAGGCCTTGGTGCGGAAAGTTCTATCACCACCCACGCAGAAAACCAAGTTGATCGAGGCCAAAGAG ACCGATATCGATGGAAGAGCTTACTATACTTTCGAGTTCACAGCTCAGGCTCCAAATTTCACAAGACATGCACTTGGCACAATTACCATAGCAAATG GCAAGTTCTACACGTTGGCGACGGGCGCAAACGAGAGGAGATGGGACAAGATGAAGGATAGGCTACATACAATCGTCGACTCATTCAAAATCGAAACAAAAGTGTGA